From a region of the Solanum stenotomum isolate F172 chromosome 2, ASM1918654v1, whole genome shotgun sequence genome:
- the LOC125855470 gene encoding UDP-glycosyltransferase 79B6-like, translating into MAEFTESKLEIVMFPWLAFGHLIPFMNLSNELAKRGHKISFLLPKNAEIRLQKLNLYPNLITLYKLTIPHVDGLPYGAETTADVPGSLESLLATAFDELYDEIKSFLQNLKPHFVFFDFAYWIPDLAREIGGIKTLCYKVVCPAASSIALIRSPVKTTFMASTAAELVKPPAGYPSTTVVLRESEAKLLSFLFHEYGKGVTFYERSKKGMTGCDAIGMKTCREIEGTFCDYIETQFEKPVLYTGPVLAEPTKGTLEEHGLSDWLEKFEAGSVVFCAFGSQMILEKKQFQQLVLGFELTELPFLLVVKPPKGTNSVEEAFPEGFKERVQEKGLILDCWVPQLEILSHKSVGCFVTHCGYGSMWESLVLCDCQLVLLPRPIDHILNARLMEQQLKVGVEVEKDENDLFTKENLCKAVKCVMDKDSQIGRLVKENHKKWKELLSSPGFMSKYIDNFIQDLHELLVQKT; encoded by the coding sequence ATGGCAGAATTCACAGAGTCAAAGTTGGAAATAGTGATGTTCCCATGGCTTGCTTTTGGTCACTTAATCCCATTCATGAATCTGTCAAATGAACTTGCAAAAAGAGGTCACAAAATCTCATTCTTGTTGCCCAAAAATGCTGAGATTAGACTTCAAAAACTCAATCTTTacccaaatctcatcacattATATAAACTCACAATACCTCATGTAGATGGCCTCCCGTATGGAGCAGAGACTACAGCTGATGTTCCTGGATCATTGGAGAGTCTATTAGCAACAGCTTTTGATGAATTGTATGATGAAATCAaatcttttcttcaaaatctgAAACCCCATTtcgttttctttgattttgcttATTGGATTCCTGATTTGGCACGAGAAATTGGGGGTATCAAGACTCTATGTTACAAAGTTGTTTGCCCTGCTGCATCATCTATAGCATTGATTCGATCACCGGTTAAGACCACATTTATGGCATCAACTGCAGCTGAGCTAGTAAAGCCACCAGCAGGTTACCCTTCTACTACTGTGGTGTTGCGTGAGAGTGAAGCTAAGTTGTTATCATTTCTATTTCATGAATATGGCAAGGGTGTGACATTTTACGAACGATCGAAGAAGGGAATGACAGGATGCGATGCAATAGGTATGAAAACATGTAGAGAGATTGAAGGAACCTTTTGTGACTACATAGAAACACAATTTGAAAAGCCAGTCCTGTACACAGGACCTGTTCTTGCTGAACCGACAAAGGGGACTTTAGAAGAACATGGATTATCGGATTGGCTCGAGAAATTCGAGGCAGGATCAGTAGTGTTCTGCGCATTTGGGAGCCAAATGATTCTTGAAAAGAAACAGTTTCAACAACTTGTTTTAGGCTTTGAACTGACTGAATTACCATTTCTATTAGTTGTTAAGCCACCTAAAGGGACAAATTCAGTAGAAGAAGCCTTTCCGGAGGGATTCAAAGAAAGGGTTCAAGAAAAAGGATTGATTCTTGATTGTTGGGTGCCACAATTGGAGATTTTAAGTCACAAATCAGTTGGTTGTTTTGTGACTCATTGTGGTTATGGGTCGATGTGGGAGTCTTTGGTGTTGTGTGATTGTCAATTGGTACTTTTGCCAAGGCCTATTGATCACATATTAAATGCTAGACTGATGGAACAACAACTTAAGGTTGGTGTAGAAGTGGAGAAGGATGAAAATGATTTGTTTACAAAGGAGAATTTGTGCAAGGCTGTAAAATGTGTTATGGATAAAGATAGCCAAATTGGTCGTCTTGTGAAAGAGAATCATAAGAAATGGAAGGAACTTCTTTCGAGTCCTGGCTTCATGAGTAAATACATCGATAACTTCATTCAAGACTTGCATGAACTTCTAGTTCAAAAGACCTAG
- the LOC125855468 gene encoding serine carboxypeptidase-like 13 yields MEKLLLKLRVLLLLLLLQQQQADSYSKVEYLPGWQGRLPFPLETGYVGVGKDEEVQLFYYFLESESEPTTDPLLIWLSGGPGCSSVIAIVNEIGPVRFVEQVYNGSMPSFVLNPHAWTKIANVIFLDQPVNTGFSYATNSAAYKYTDVQACEYVDEFLRKWLNDHPQFISNPFYVSGNSYAGMDIPIITQLISNGNIAGKEPLVNLQGYLIGNGVTIYPQDENYHIVFCHGMGLISDELYKSLEKNCRGEYTSIHPNNTRCANDFRNFKQMTRNINVEHVLKPFCTNDDDPKNIYQMTGERRLLDDKLISLQREDKCDSDWRKHMRYWANDPEVQEALHVRKGIIESWIKCRRDISEGPHHNYTLTVHNVVPYHANLSTKGYRSLIYSGDHDYMVPFQETQTWIKSLNYSIDDDWRQWNVNNQVAGYTRSYSNKMTYATVKGSGHTACTDKPEECFVLFKRWINHDPL; encoded by the exons ATGGAGAAGTTGTTGTTGAAACTGCGagttttgcttcttcttcttcttcttcaacaacaacaagctGATTCGTATTCTAAGGTTGAGTATCTTCCCGGTTGGCAGGGCCGCCTCCCCTTCCCTCTAGAGACCGG gtATGTTGGAGTTGGTAAAGATGAGGAGGTGCAACTTTTCTACTATTTTTTGGAGTCAGAATCAGAGCCTACTACTGATCCTCTTTTGATTTGGCTATCTGGTGGACCAGGTTGCTCTTCTGTCATTGCCATTGTTAATGAGATAg GACCAGTCCGTTTCGTGGAACAAGTCTACAATGGGAGTATGCCTTCGTTTGTACTAAACCCACATGCATGGACAAAG ATAGCAAATGTAATATTTTTGGATCAACCAGTAAACACTGGATTCTCATATGCAACAAATTCAGCTGCATATAAGTATACTGATGTGCAAGCATGTGAATATGTCGATGAATTCTTAAGAAAG tgGCTCAATGATCATCCACAATTCATCTCAAATCCATTTTATGTTTCTGGAAATTCATATGCTGGCATGGATATTCCAATTATAACTCAGTTGATATCAAATG GAAATATAGCAGGCAAAGAGCCATTAGTTAATCTTCAG GGATATTTAATTGGCAATGGTGTAACAATTTATCCTCAAGATGAAAATTACCATATAGTTTTTTGCCATGGCATGGGACTTATATCTGATGAACTTTATAAG TCATTAGAGAAGAATTGTAGAGGAGAATACACAAGCATACATCCCAACAATACAAGATGTGCAAATGACTTTCGAAATTTCAAACAG ATGACAAGAAACATTAATGTGGAACACGTATTAAAGCCCTTTTGCACAAATGATGATGATCCTAAAAACATATATCAAATGACTGGTGAAAGAAGATTACTTGATGATAAACTCATTTCCTTGCAACGTGAAGATAAGTGTgat TCTGATTGGCGCAAGCATATGAGGTATTGGGCTAATGACCCTGAAGTCCAAGAAGCTCTTCATGTTCGGAAG GGAATTATAGAAAGCTGGATAAAATGTAGAAGAGATATAAGTGAAGGCCCTCATCACAACTACACTTTGACGGTACATAATGTTGTACCATATCATGCAAATCTAAGCACTAAAGGCTATCGATCACTTATATACAG TGGAGATCATGATTATATGGTACCTTTTCAAGAGACACAAACATGGATAAAGTCTCTAAACTACTCTATTGATGATGATTGGCGTCAATGGAACGTAAACAATCAAGTTGCTGG TTATACGAGATCTTACTCCAACAAAATGACTTATGCAACAGTGAAG gGATCAGGACACACAGCTTGTACAGACAAACCTGAAGAATGTTTTGTTTTGTTCAAAAGATGGATAAATCATGATCCTTTATAA